From the Defluviitalea raffinosedens genome, one window contains:
- a CDS encoding ABC transporter substrate-binding protein has translation MKAKKLFSFILSIAMVCSLTACGNSEKASTVQTEEMTVEKEENSAQDASATPRNETLYFAGQQWGTINDWNPMSSNSNNGMALNQAGSARVIVWETLFMYNMLDGKLYGLLGTDYSWNDDNTELTVHLNKDAKWNDGTEFTAEDVVATFDAHIKYESPTGSDFKPYIEKVEAKDDYTVVFYATKDASGKAINPLKVLDFIPKIYIMQKEYLETVAARNNNDANAIKQDKMEDLVSTGPYKPYYYDDQKVVLIRDDNYWGQAKSMWGKLPVPKYLAHTIFSGNDTALVALKAGEIDVAQMFVANVQNLWLQDKLPISTYIDEAPYGICAAMPTIWFNTRKDGLDKKEVRKAIAMAVDYDQINKAAMTGQSPTFDEVPRSVMNATDAEQSMIDKDALKDYQFGNDPNRANKLLDEAGIVDTDGDGIREYPAGNNLRFKAECPEGWSDWNATLEIVAAAGKKIGIDITTYFPDASTYMEDLTTANFDIIMATPNGTASITCPWQRCLELMGSDLNDLEVVTRGNFGRWKNDRADELLALIPNETDTNKLKEYYTELSKIYLEEVPSFTAMYRPAAFHIVNETVWTNFPQQDDGTNIPPYDCTDGYGVAALYNLTLVEK, from the coding sequence ATGAAAGCTAAAAAGCTATTTTCTTTCATTCTCTCAATTGCTATGGTGTGTTCATTGACAGCATGTGGTAATTCTGAAAAAGCATCAACAGTACAGACAGAAGAAATGACAGTAGAAAAAGAAGAAAATTCTGCTCAGGATGCAAGTGCTACGCCACGGAATGAGACATTATATTTTGCAGGGCAACAGTGGGGAACCATAAATGACTGGAATCCAATGTCATCCAATTCTAATAATGGCATGGCGCTGAACCAGGCAGGAAGTGCTCGTGTAATCGTGTGGGAAACACTTTTTATGTACAATATGCTTGATGGTAAGTTATATGGTTTGTTGGGAACAGACTATTCTTGGAATGATGATAACACTGAATTAACGGTACACTTAAACAAAGATGCAAAATGGAATGACGGAACAGAATTTACTGCAGAAGACGTTGTAGCTACATTTGATGCACACATTAAATATGAATCGCCAACAGGTTCAGATTTCAAACCATATATAGAAAAGGTTGAAGCTAAAGATGATTATACAGTTGTATTTTATGCTACAAAGGATGCATCGGGGAAAGCTATTAATCCTTTAAAAGTTTTAGACTTTATTCCCAAAATATATATCATGCAGAAAGAATATTTGGAGACTGTTGCAGCGCGTAACAACAATGATGCCAATGCAATTAAGCAGGATAAAATGGAAGACTTGGTAAGTACAGGTCCTTACAAGCCATACTATTATGATGACCAGAAAGTTGTACTCATAAGAGATGATAATTATTGGGGACAGGCTAAGTCCATGTGGGGTAAACTTCCTGTTCCAAAATATCTGGCACATACAATTTTTAGTGGAAATGATACAGCACTTGTTGCTTTAAAAGCAGGGGAGATAGATGTAGCACAGATGTTTGTAGCAAATGTGCAGAATCTCTGGTTACAGGATAAGTTACCTATTTCTACATATATCGATGAAGCTCCTTATGGTATCTGTGCAGCAATGCCGACCATTTGGTTTAACACAAGAAAAGATGGGTTGGATAAGAAGGAAGTGCGTAAGGCCATTGCTATGGCAGTAGATTATGATCAGATCAATAAGGCAGCCATGACAGGTCAGTCACCTACATTTGATGAAGTTCCGAGAAGTGTTATGAATGCTACTGATGCAGAGCAAAGCATGATTGACAAGGATGCCTTGAAAGATTATCAGTTTGGCAATGATCCGAATAGAGCGAATAAGCTTCTGGATGAGGCTGGTATTGTTGATACAGACGGTGATGGGATCAGAGAGTATCCTGCAGGGAACAATCTGAGATTCAAGGCAGAGTGTCCTGAAGGCTGGTCTGACTGGAATGCGACTTTGGAGATTGTTGCAGCAGCTGGTAAAAAGATTGGTATTGATATCACCACTTATTTCCCTGATGCTTCAACATACATGGAAGATTTAACAACAGCTAATTTTGACATCATTATGGCTACACCAAATGGTACAGCATCCATTACCTGTCCATGGCAGCGCTGTCTTGAACTTATGGGTTCTGACCTAAATGATTTGGAAGTAGTGACACGTGGTAATTTCGGAAGATGGAAGAACGACCGTGCTGATGAATTGTTGGCACTTATTCCGAATGAGACAGATACAAATAAATTAAAAGAATACTATACGGAACTATCTAAAATTTATCTTGAAGAGGTACCTTCATTCACAGCAATGTATCGTCCGGCAGCATTTCATATTGTAAATGAAACTGTATGGACTAATTTCCCTCAACAAGATGATGGAACCAACATACCACCTTATGATTGTACGGATGGATATGGCGTTGCCGCTCTATATAATCTGACTCTGGTTGAAAAATAA
- a CDS encoding ABC transporter permease, which yields MKGYKKYYANKLIWYLLTFIVAVVLNFVLPRMMPGNPVSTIAAQTTQGMTDATAIQKVYAEYAEAFGINKPMYKQFFMWVRNLLRGDMGVSFSQYPRKVSDIVSSSIWWTIALQLPAIIVGWLLGNILGAVAAYMRKGFDKVILPVFLFISNIPAFGMAVVLLTIFAVKLHWAPTSGGYGFDLIPNFSLPFILSVLDHYKLPFLSIVLVTIGGQAIGMRSMSIYELNADYVKYSRFLGIKDSKIVKYVFRNAMLPQITGLAMSLGTMVGGALVAEIVFSYPGIGTTLLSAITGRDYPLISACTLIITIMVLLANLFVELLYALIDPRIKAAQSD from the coding sequence TTGAAAGGATACAAAAAATATTATGCAAACAAACTGATATGGTATCTGCTGACATTTATTGTTGCGGTCGTTCTTAACTTTGTACTGCCAAGAATGATGCCAGGTAATCCTGTTTCAACCATTGCTGCACAGACTACACAGGGTATGACAGATGCTACTGCCATTCAGAAAGTATATGCAGAATATGCAGAAGCCTTTGGAATTAATAAACCAATGTATAAGCAGTTTTTTATGTGGGTCAGGAATTTGTTACGTGGAGATATGGGAGTTTCTTTTAGCCAGTATCCAAGAAAAGTCAGCGACATTGTAAGCAGCAGTATTTGGTGGACAATTGCATTGCAGCTTCCAGCAATTATTGTAGGATGGCTTTTGGGAAATATTTTGGGGGCAGTTGCTGCGTATATGAGAAAAGGATTTGATAAAGTAATATTACCGGTATTTTTATTCATCAGCAACATTCCGGCATTTGGTATGGCAGTTGTGTTGTTGACTATTTTTGCAGTTAAACTTCACTGGGCACCAACGAGTGGAGGATATGGTTTTGATTTAATTCCGAATTTTAGCTTGCCTTTCATTCTGTCAGTATTAGATCATTACAAATTGCCTTTTTTGTCAATTGTTCTCGTTACAATTGGTGGGCAGGCTATAGGTATGCGTTCAATGTCAATTTATGAATTAAATGCAGATTATGTGAAGTATAGCCGTTTTCTTGGTATCAAAGACAGTAAGATCGTAAAGTATGTATTTAGAAATGCTATGTTACCACAGATTACTGGGCTTGCAATGTCATTAGGTACAATGGTAGGCGGTGCATTAGTAGCAGAAATTGTATTTTCTTATCCAGGTATTGGTACTACTTTATTGTCGGCGATCACAGGACGTGATTATCCCCTTATATCGGCTTGTACGTTGATTATTACAATCATGGTTCTTCTTGCAAACTTATTTGTAGAATTACTTTATGCTCTGATTGACCCGCGTATCAAAGCGGCACAGTCTGATTGA
- a CDS encoding ABC transporter permease, giving the protein MGNTLKQLRRSPQFMIGFVIFITVLALVIIYPLIVAADPLEMVGQGIFYKPGTYVSVADTVIQSMVSEKSYILNIDTSANRLSSRISVEDRKAMIDWLEKYGGVEEGTLSTADDEVGKLIDTWCEKYDASNPQKGLIAARKKYYVRLDSSLKELLKSQDIIVSEYGEDGELEKRGKVADNIYVNVKDIPNQRTFLLGTDNFGRDVLTELIYATRTSLLIGFIAGIVATGIGLFFGLLAGFLGGFADDFIMFVTNLFTVVPSFVILILISYSVGQEARGVFMVAVIIGLTSWTWTTRSVRSQVISLRNRDHVNMSKLSGHGLFRIILVDILPYIASYVVMAFILQISSGILAEAQLSMLGLGPATTKTATLGLMMNWALTYTAHLNGSWWAYFPVILVIALISFSLNLMNTGMDQVFNPTLRD; this is encoded by the coding sequence ATGGGAAATACATTAAAGCAATTAAGACGTTCGCCCCAGTTTATGATTGGATTTGTTATATTTATAACAGTTCTGGCATTGGTGATTATTTATCCTTTGATAGTGGCTGCAGATCCTTTAGAAATGGTAGGACAGGGAATCTTTTATAAGCCAGGCACCTATGTATCCGTGGCCGATACTGTTATACAAAGCATGGTTTCCGAAAAGAGTTACATACTTAATATAGATACTTCAGCTAATCGTTTGAGCTCGAGGATAAGCGTTGAGGACAGAAAAGCTATGATAGATTGGCTTGAAAAATATGGGGGTGTAGAAGAAGGTACGTTAAGTACAGCGGATGATGAGGTAGGTAAACTCATTGATACCTGGTGTGAAAAATATGATGCGTCTAATCCTCAGAAGGGACTTATTGCTGCCAGGAAAAAGTATTATGTCCGTCTGGATAGTTCATTAAAAGAACTGTTAAAATCTCAGGATATCATTGTTTCCGAATATGGAGAGGATGGCGAACTAGAAAAAAGGGGAAAAGTGGCTGATAACATATATGTAAATGTTAAAGATATTCCCAATCAGAGAACTTTTCTCTTAGGAACAGATAACTTTGGACGGGATGTTTTGACAGAACTGATTTATGCAACACGTACTTCACTGCTTATTGGTTTTATTGCTGGAATAGTTGCTACCGGAATTGGTTTGTTTTTTGGACTTTTGGCAGGATTTTTAGGTGGTTTTGCAGATGACTTCATTATGTTTGTAACAAACTTGTTTACAGTTGTTCCATCGTTTGTTATTTTGATCCTTATATCATATAGTGTAGGACAGGAAGCAAGGGGCGTTTTTATGGTTGCAGTTATTATCGGTCTGACTTCCTGGACATGGACTACACGAAGTGTGCGTTCACAGGTTATTTCACTCAGAAACCGTGACCATGTTAACATGTCAAAACTTTCAGGACACGGATTATTTAGGATTATTCTGGTAGATATATTGCCATATATAGCCTCTTATGTTGTTATGGCATTTATTCTTCAGATTTCAAGCGGTATACTTGCAGAGGCACAGCTTTCTATGCTTGGCCTTGGACCTGCAACAACCAAAACGGCAACTTTGGGCCTTATGATGAACTGGGCCTTGACTTATACAGCACATTTGAATGGCTCCTGGTGGGCATATTTTCCTGTTATTCTTGTGATTGCGTTGATTTCCTTTTCGTTGAATCTAATGAATACAGGAATGGATCAGGTATTTAATCCCACATTGCGAGATTAG
- a CDS encoding ABC transporter ATP-binding protein: MGKIILEVKDLKTKYVTRFHEDVYAVDSVSLTLEEGKSLGIAGESGCGKSTLALSLMGYYFPPLHYISGSILIDGVDVTSMKPDDVRKKILGTEISYIPQAAMNALNPTQKIIDFLWDVVHTHNKSMSRSEVREMAKERFQALGLPTEVLDKYAVELSGGMKQRTVIAVSTILNPKVLIADEPSSALDVTSQKMVIKMIRELMDKGYIKSMIFITHELPLLYNVTDDIMVMYAGQIVEIGNAREIVFYPKHPYAKGLMESIIVPESGIKSKKLTAIPGAPPNLKHPPEGCRFAERCCYAKPECRIIKPNMIKAASGRYYRCLMKEDELKEAYGYGE; this comes from the coding sequence ATGGGCAAGATAATATTGGAAGTAAAGGATTTAAAGACAAAGTATGTAACCCGTTTTCATGAGGATGTGTATGCAGTTGATAGTGTATCTTTAACACTGGAAGAAGGAAAATCACTTGGAATTGCCGGCGAATCTGGCTGCGGCAAATCAACCCTTGCACTGAGTCTTATGGGATACTATTTTCCACCTCTGCATTATATAAGCGGGAGTATTCTGATAGATGGTGTGGATGTTACTTCAATGAAGCCGGATGATGTACGCAAAAAAATACTTGGAACCGAGATCTCATACATTCCACAAGCAGCCATGAATGCATTGAATCCTACTCAAAAGATTATTGATTTCTTATGGGATGTTGTACATACACATAATAAATCTATGAGCAGGTCAGAAGTCAGAGAGATGGCAAAGGAACGTTTTCAGGCCTTAGGTCTACCGACAGAAGTACTGGATAAATATGCTGTTGAACTTTCAGGGGGAATGAAACAAAGAACAGTTATTGCTGTTTCCACTATTTTAAATCCTAAGGTTTTGATTGCAGATGAGCCATCTTCTGCATTGGATGTTACCAGTCAGAAAATGGTGATTAAGATGATACGGGAATTAATGGATAAGGGATATATAAAATCAATGATATTTATTACACATGAGCTCCCTCTTTTATACAATGTTACCGATGATATTATGGTCATGTATGCAGGGCAGATTGTAGAAATAGGAAACGCCAGAGAAATAGTATTTTACCCGAAACATCCGTATGCAAAGGGACTTATGGAATCTATTATTGTACCAGAATCAGGAATAAAAAGCAAGAAATTAACAGCCATTCCGGGTGCGCCTCCTAATCTGAAACATCCGCCTGAAGGCTGCCGTTTCGCAGAGAGATGCTGCTACGCCAAACCTGAATGCCGTATTATTAAACCCAATATGATCAAAGCAGCTTCGGGGAGATACTATCGATGTCTGATGAAAGAGGACGAATTAAAGGAGGCGTATGGATATGGAGAATGA
- a CDS encoding ABC transporter ATP-binding protein: MENENQSCLSGKGVTKIFGMGNKKTIAVDHVDFDFKKGEIISIVGESGSGKTTLFKMILGLINITEGELFFNGKPRDIKTQKKRKEYWKNIQAVFQDPFASFNMFTKVDTVLMDCINLRGQKNLSQEEKTVLMAEACSFVNLKFADLTNKYPFELSGGQMQRLMLARIFLLRPRILMADEPTSMIDACSRSTILDMLLKLRDETNMTIVFITHDIGLAYYISDTIYIMEHGKFVEHGSADDVILNPKAEYTKRLISDVPKIYEKWDLSTTLH, translated from the coding sequence ATGGAGAATGAAAATCAATCATGTTTGAGCGGTAAAGGAGTTACAAAAATATTTGGCATGGGTAACAAGAAGACTATTGCAGTAGATCATGTGGATTTCGATTTTAAAAAGGGAGAGATCATATCCATTGTAGGCGAGTCTGGTAGTGGAAAGACGACTTTGTTTAAAATGATTCTTGGATTAATTAATATTACAGAAGGAGAACTTTTTTTTAATGGCAAGCCAAGAGATATAAAGACCCAGAAAAAAAGAAAAGAGTACTGGAAAAACATTCAGGCAGTTTTTCAGGATCCATTTGCATCTTTTAATATGTTTACCAAAGTAGATACCGTATTAATGGATTGTATAAATTTACGAGGACAAAAAAATCTTTCGCAAGAGGAAAAAACTGTACTTATGGCAGAAGCATGCAGTTTTGTGAATCTGAAATTTGCGGATCTGACCAATAAATATCCTTTTGAATTGTCAGGGGGACAGATGCAGAGATTGATGCTTGCCCGGATATTCCTGTTACGACCAAGAATATTGATGGCAGATGAACCGACATCAATGATAGACGCATGCTCGCGTTCCACAATATTGGATATGCTTTTAAAGCTCAGAGATGAAACGAATATGACGATAGTGTTTATAACACATGATATAGGACTGGCATATTATATATCAGACACAATTTATATTATGGAACACGGCAAATTTGTAGAACATGGTTCGGCAGATGATGTAATTCTGAATCCTAAGGCAGAATATACAAAACGCCTAATCAGTGATGTCCCTAAGATATATGAGAAATGGGATCTCTCAACTACATTACATTAG
- a CDS encoding AraC family transcriptional regulator produces MAFFENIETLATPYEIFIFDTNVTTLPYPSHWHYYIELLYLYQGNIIVECDHVPYVLHPRDLIVIMPKSVHSIYAKNTEHIQYGVIKFNPNKLHFSNESAPLVHSVFCCTTFQKKLPIHLNKKILTPYPVKNIIDQLIHELAHKELFHDDLIDALLRVLLVLIMRIWQNSGIDLKSASGQKAAHPQIHYALEYISNHSGEPISIPDLARHCNMSYSTFSRHFKQQTGRSCKEYIEYVRVCKAQDLLLFTDQSLNYIAAETGFADCSHFIKTYKKFLGITPAQQRKSLSSKR; encoded by the coding sequence TTGGCTTTCTTTGAAAATATTGAAACGCTGGCAACCCCTTATGAAATATTTATATTTGACACCAATGTGACTACATTACCCTATCCGTCACATTGGCATTATTATATAGAACTTCTGTACTTGTATCAGGGAAATATCATTGTAGAATGTGATCACGTTCCCTATGTCCTGCATCCCAGAGATCTGATCGTCATTATGCCAAAAAGTGTTCACAGTATTTATGCTAAGAATACGGAACATATTCAGTATGGAGTAATTAAGTTTAATCCCAATAAACTTCATTTTTCCAATGAATCAGCTCCTCTTGTGCATTCCGTATTCTGCTGTACCACATTCCAAAAAAAGCTTCCTATTCATTTAAATAAAAAGATACTTACACCGTATCCTGTCAAAAATATTATAGATCAACTGATCCACGAACTTGCACATAAAGAATTGTTCCATGATGATCTGATTGATGCGCTTTTACGCGTGCTTTTAGTTTTAATCATGCGCATATGGCAAAACAGCGGAATTGACCTAAAGTCTGCAAGCGGCCAAAAAGCAGCTCATCCCCAGATTCATTATGCTTTGGAATATATCTCCAATCATTCCGGAGAACCTATTTCTATTCCCGATCTTGCACGGCACTGCAATATGAGTTATTCTACCTTCTCACGTCACTTTAAACAGCAAACCGGACGAAGTTGCAAGGAATATATTGAATATGTCCGTGTGTGTAAAGCACAGGATCTTTTGCTTTTTACAGATCAATCCCTGAATTATATAGCCGCCGAAACCGGATTTGCAGACTGCAGCCATTTTATTAAAACTTATAAAAAATTTCTTGGCATTACTCCTGCCCAGCAACGTAAATCACTGTCATCCAAACGCTGA
- a CDS encoding beta-mannosidase: MIKQILNQNWKMRESQTGEYLEAKVPGSVYQVYLDHGLMKDPYFRDQETEALKLMEKDYEYVTVFTPDENVMSCPYVVLQFQGLDTIADIWLNGKHLGYVDNMHRTWEYEIKSLLLPKDNELRILFHSPIKYIKEREKEEGFWPTVYEAMRGTSHIRKSQCMFGWDWGPRLPDSGIFRDVLLLGCEAERLDGVYIRQKHETDKVTLSLKIDLKCMDSRFPLCFGMDKELIRKRNLKARVRIENPEGESLIMRETEDGEAVSDIEIQNPQLWWPNGLGKQPLYKVIVELIRDEQVLDRFEKRIGLRTLTIRRAKDEYGESFAHEVNGITYFAMGANYIPEDCILSRISPERTRNLLEQAVAANYNTIRVWGGGYYPDDFFWDICDELGLVVWMDFMFACGVYRLTNSEFEQNMIEEFIQNVKRIRNHACLGLWCGNNEMESFYCLSNHDFNQEKGYAADYIRLYEYIIPKVLKEYDPDTFYWPSSPSSGGSFDDPNSPDRGDVHYWDVWHGNKPFTEYRKYRFRYLSEFGFQSFPSIRTIESFTNPEDRNIFSWVMEKHQRNASANGKIMNYMEQMYLYPTNFETLIYASQLLQADAIRYGVEHFRRNRGRCMGTIIWQLNDCWPVASWSSIDYYGRWKALHYYEKRFFAPLLLSCEEESVLSQDPNPNAEPYELKKSIRLCVSNESPKDEMVEVFWELRDNYSNILKAGKETVQVKAFSSKWLDRQCFQDADEFSHYVSYRMEKNGEIISSGSVLFTVPKFFHLIDPQLQVRVEGDEIVVTAKSYARAVQIRNKEDNLILSDNFFDMDAGERRVRILQGIPEELEVRSVYDIR; encoded by the coding sequence GTGATTAAACAAATTTTAAATCAGAACTGGAAAATGAGAGAAAGTCAGACAGGAGAATACCTGGAGGCAAAGGTACCAGGTTCTGTTTATCAGGTATACCTGGATCATGGATTGATGAAAGACCCGTATTTCAGGGATCAGGAAACAGAAGCATTGAAACTGATGGAAAAAGATTATGAATATGTGACTGTTTTTACGCCGGATGAAAATGTGATGAGCTGTCCTTATGTAGTGCTGCAGTTTCAGGGACTGGATACAATTGCTGACATCTGGTTGAATGGTAAACATCTTGGATATGTGGACAACATGCACAGAACATGGGAGTATGAAATAAAATCTCTTTTACTTCCAAAAGATAATGAGCTAAGGATTTTATTTCATTCACCGATAAAATACATTAAAGAACGTGAGAAGGAAGAAGGATTCTGGCCTACGGTGTATGAAGCAATGAGAGGAACTTCCCATATCAGAAAATCCCAGTGTATGTTTGGTTGGGATTGGGGACCGAGACTGCCGGATTCAGGAATATTTAGGGATGTATTGTTACTGGGATGTGAAGCAGAACGTCTGGATGGAGTATATATCAGACAGAAGCATGAGACAGATAAAGTAACGCTTTCATTGAAGATTGATTTAAAATGTATGGATAGTCGTTTTCCGTTATGCTTTGGAATGGATAAAGAGCTGATCAGGAAAAGAAATCTGAAAGCCAGGGTGAGGATTGAAAATCCTGAAGGGGAGAGCTTAATAATGAGAGAAACAGAAGATGGAGAGGCAGTATCAGACATTGAAATCCAAAATCCTCAGTTGTGGTGGCCAAATGGTTTAGGAAAACAACCGTTGTATAAAGTGATTGTAGAACTTATACGGGATGAACAAGTACTTGACAGATTTGAGAAACGTATTGGACTTCGTACACTGACAATCCGAAGAGCAAAGGACGAATATGGTGAGAGTTTTGCTCATGAAGTCAATGGTATTACATATTTTGCCATGGGAGCAAATTATATTCCTGAAGATTGCATTTTGAGTAGGATCAGTCCTGAGCGGACAAGGAATTTGTTAGAACAGGCAGTGGCTGCCAATTACAATACTATCCGTGTATGGGGAGGCGGCTATTATCCAGATGATTTCTTCTGGGATATTTGTGATGAACTGGGATTGGTTGTATGGATGGATTTCATGTTTGCATGTGGCGTATATCGATTGACCAATTCTGAATTTGAACAGAATATGATCGAAGAGTTCATACAGAACGTAAAGCGTATTCGTAATCATGCATGCCTTGGTTTATGGTGTGGCAACAACGAAATGGAAAGTTTTTACTGTTTAAGCAACCATGATTTCAATCAAGAGAAAGGTTATGCTGCTGATTATATTCGACTGTATGAGTATATCATTCCAAAAGTTCTTAAGGAATATGATCCGGATACTTTCTACTGGCCATCAAGTCCGTCATCAGGAGGGAGCTTTGATGATCCAAACAGTCCTGACAGAGGAGATGTGCATTACTGGGATGTATGGCATGGAAACAAACCATTTACAGAATACCGTAAGTATCGTTTTCGTTATTTATCTGAGTTTGGCTTTCAATCATTTCCATCTATTCGTACCATAGAATCGTTTACGAATCCTGAAGACAGAAATATCTTTTCATGGGTTATGGAAAAACATCAGAGAAACGCGTCGGCAAACGGAAAGATTATGAACTATATGGAGCAGATGTATCTGTATCCTACCAATTTTGAAACTTTAATCTATGCTTCACAACTTTTACAGGCGGATGCGATTCGTTATGGCGTTGAACATTTCAGAAGAAACAGAGGGCGATGTATGGGAACGATCATATGGCAGCTGAATGATTGCTGGCCGGTAGCATCATGGTCTTCTATTGACTATTATGGACGATGGAAGGCATTACATTATTATGAAAAACGTTTTTTTGCTCCCTTGTTGTTATCCTGTGAGGAAGAAAGTGTGCTTTCCCAAGATCCGAATCCAAATGCAGAACCCTATGAACTGAAGAAATCCATCCGTTTGTGTGTATCCAATGAATCACCAAAGGATGAAATGGTTGAGGTATTTTGGGAGCTTAGAGATAATTATTCTAATATTTTAAAAGCGGGAAAAGAGACAGTGCAAGTTAAGGCGTTTAGCAGCAAATGGCTTGACAGGCAATGCTTTCAGGATGCTGACGAATTCTCTCATTATGTCAGCTATCGTATGGAGAAGAATGGAGAAATAATTAGCAGCGGCAGTGTTTTGTTTACAGTACCTAAGTTCTTTCATCTGATAGATCCACAGCTTCAAGTCAGAGTTGAAGGCGATGAGATTGTTGTTACAGCCAAAAGTTATGCGAGAGCTGTACAAATTAGAAATAAAGAAGACAATCTTATTTTATCAGATAATTTCTTTGATATGGATGCAGGAGAAAGGCGTGTCAGAATACTCCAAGGAATTCCTGAAGAACTTGAAGTAAGGAGCGTATATGACATTCGATAA
- the hydG gene encoding [FeFe] hydrogenase H-cluster radical SAM maturase HydG — MYNIKSLDANEFIDDGEILSSIEEAKKLAKNPSEIDKILNKARTCRGLTHREAAVLLEVDDDETLEKIYKLAKEIKEKIYGKRIVIFAPLYLSNYCVNNCKYCGYKCSNEIKRHRLTQEELRAEVRALEAMGHKRLLLEAGEDDENCPIEYILECIQTIYNEKFENGSIRRVNIDIAATTAENYRKLKEAGIGTYILFQETYHKPTYLAMHKGPKHNYEWHTEAMDRAMLGGGIDDVGIGPLFGLYDYHYETVALLMHAEHLEAVSGVGPHTISFPRLLPAEGVDYDSFPYLVNDRDFKKVVAVIRLAVPYTGLILSTRESVEFRRELLDIGISQMSAGSSVGVGGYAKKMAAEEKGIEETPQFNLADHRKPIDVLKSLVKDGYLPSYCTACYREGRTGDRFMPLAKSGQIANCCLPNALLTFEEYLNDYGDEELKAMGRKMIDQEILNVPNERQRARAIEYLNRIRQGERDLRF; from the coding sequence ATGTATAATATAAAATCTTTGGATGCTAATGAATTTATCGATGATGGAGAGATCCTAAGTTCTATTGAAGAAGCTAAAAAACTGGCCAAAAATCCAAGTGAAATCGACAAAATCCTAAATAAAGCAAGGACCTGCAGAGGACTTACCCACAGGGAAGCTGCCGTTTTACTGGAAGTGGATGACGATGAAACCCTTGAAAAAATCTATAAACTGGCTAAAGAAATTAAAGAAAAAATTTACGGCAAACGTATTGTGATTTTTGCACCTTTATATTTATCGAATTACTGTGTGAACAACTGTAAATACTGTGGATACAAATGCAGTAATGAAATCAAAAGGCATCGTCTGACACAGGAAGAACTTCGGGCAGAAGTCAGAGCATTAGAAGCTATGGGACATAAGAGACTTCTTCTGGAAGCGGGAGAAGACGATGAAAACTGCCCCATCGAATATATTCTGGAATGTATCCAAACGATTTATAATGAAAAATTTGAAAATGGATCCATTAGAAGGGTTAATATTGATATAGCAGCCACCACTGCTGAAAATTACAGAAAACTCAAAGAAGCAGGCATTGGCACATATATTTTATTCCAAGAAACTTATCACAAGCCAACCTATCTTGCCATGCACAAAGGACCAAAACACAATTATGAATGGCATACAGAAGCTATGGACAGAGCCATGTTGGGCGGCGGAATTGATGATGTCGGCATCGGACCTCTGTTTGGATTATATGATTACCACTACGAAACCGTAGCCCTCCTTATGCATGCCGAGCATTTAGAGGCTGTCAGTGGCGTGGGACCACATACTATTTCATTTCCAAGGTTATTGCCCGCTGAAGGGGTGGATTATGACAGCTTCCCTTATTTGGTTAATGATCGTGATTTTAAAAAAGTAGTAGCAGTCATTCGTCTGGCGGTACCTTATACTGGACTCATTCTTTCCACAAGAGAAAGCGTTGAATTCCGTCGAGAACTTTTGGACATAGGTATTTCTCAAATGAGTGCCGGTTCCAGTGTAGGGGTAGGCGGATACGCTAAGAAAATGGCTGCCGAAGAAAAAGGCATAGAAGAAACGCCTCAATTTAATCTGGCCGACCATAGAAAACCTATTGATGTACTAAAAAGTCTTGTAAAAGACGGATATCTGCCAAGTTATTGCACAGCTTGCTACAGAGAAGGAAGAACAGGAGATCGCTTTATGCCTCTTGCAAAATCAGGCCAAATCGCTAACTGTTGTCTTCCCAATGCTCTGCTGACTTTTGAAGAATATCTGAATGATTATGGTGACGAAGAACTTAAAGCAATGGGACGAAAAATGATTGATCAAGAAATTCTGAACGTTCCCAATGAAAGGCAAAGAGCAAGAGCCATAGAATATTTGAACCGAATCCGTCAAGGAGAAAGAGATTTAAGATTCTAA